In Panulirus ornatus isolate Po-2019 chromosome 30, ASM3632096v1, whole genome shotgun sequence, a single genomic region encodes these proteins:
- the LOC139758248 gene encoding protein ERGIC-53-like, with product MDVWWTFAFLLFLLSVTYGQNPHKRFEYKYSFKGPYLAQKDNQVPFWQYSGNAIASEESVRITPSLRSQKGQIWTKIPTNFEWWEVDFVFRVTGRGRIGADGLAVWFNDKPAGEGPVFGSEDKWNGLGVFFDSFDNDNKRNNPYVMAMVNDGTKVYDHEHDGLSQQLGGCLRDFRNKPFPVRAKIEYYKNVLTVSYR from the coding sequence ATGGACGTTTGGTGGACTTTCGCTTTCCTTTTATTTCTGCTATCGGTCACCTATGGTCAAAATCCCCATAAAAGATTCGAATATAAATACAGCTTCAAGGGGCCGTACCTAGCGCAGAAGGACAATCAGGTTCCCTTCTGGCAGTACAGTGGCAATGCCATTGCTAGTGAGGAAAGTGTTCGTATCACCCCATCTCTGCGCAGTCAGAAGGGTCAAATATGGACCAAAATTCCGACAAACTTCGAGTGGTGGGAAGTAGACTTTGTCTTCCGTGTGACTGGACGAGGGAGAATAGGAGCTGATGGCTTGGCTGTCTGGTTTAATGATAAACCTGCTGGGGAAGGTCCAGTGTTTGGAAGTGAAGACAAATGGAATGGACTTGGAGTCTTTTTTGATTCCTTTGACAATGATAACAAAAGGAACAACCCATACGTCATGGCCATGGTCAATGATGGGACTAAGGTTTATGATCACGAACATGATGGCTTGAGCCAGCAACTTGGTGGTTGCCTTCGAGACTTCCGAAACAAACCTTTCCCAGTTAGAGCGAAGATTGAGTATTACAAGAATGTCCTAACTGTGAGTTACAGATAA